The following coding sequences are from one Salmo trutta chromosome 36, fSalTru1.1, whole genome shotgun sequence window:
- the LOC115175981 gene encoding prolyl endopeptidase-like has protein sequence MAFKYPAARRDESKVDDYHGVKIYDPYAWLEDPDSDETKAFVEEQNKLTMPFLEQCAVRPQFHQRLTELYDYPKYSCPYKRGNRYFYFHNQGLQNQDALYVQDSLDGLATVFFDPNTLSEDGTVALKMGRLSEECEYFAYGLSSSGSDWVTVHFLKADDLMKLPDVLDRVKFSCLAWTHDARGVFYNCYPRQDGKADGL, from the exons ATGGCATTTAAGTACCCGGCAGCTCGGAGAGATGAGAGTAAG GTGGATGACTACCATGGGGTTAAGATATATGACCCTTATGCCTGGTTGGAAGATCCTGACAGTGACGAAACAAAG GCCTTTGTGGAGGAGCAGAATAAGCTGACCATGCCATTCCTGGAGCAGTGTGCGGTCAGGCCTCAGTTTCACCAGCGGCTAACTGAGCTCTACGACTACCCCAAATACAGCTGCCCCTACAAGAGAGGAAACAG GTATTTCTACTTCCATAACCAGGGCCTGCAGAACCAGGATGCACTCTATGTGCAGGACTCTCTGGATGGACTGGCCACAGTCTTCTTTGACCCAAACACACTGTCTGAGGATGGGACTGTAGCTTTGAAGA tggGGCGCCTATCGGAGGAGTGCGAGTACTTTGCGTACGGACTGAGCTCCAGCGGCTCCGACTGGGTGACGGTGCACTTCCTGAAGGCTGATGACCTCATGAAGCTGCCTGATGTCCTGGACAGGGTGAAGTTCAGCTGCCTGGCCTGGACCCACGATGCCCGCGGGGTGTTTTATAACTGCTACCCCCGGCAGGACGGCAAGGCtgatg gtttatga